A stretch of DNA from Alicyclobacillus acidocaldarius subsp. acidocaldarius Tc-4-1:
AAGCAACGGATCAGAACACGCAACACTTTTGATTGAATTCCACTTATTTCTTTTCATACTTTCTGCCTCCTGTGCTTTTGCCCTAGCAACCATTCTTAATTGGTTTCTTCATCTCAGAAAACAAGGAATGCCTTTTTCGTCTATATTCAACATATTCAGTTATCGAATGCTTTACGTTCGCTTTTTCGTTCGCTATCGACGAACTAAAACATCGCGGATTCGCATGCTCCTGATGGATTCTGAAGCCACCCTAGAAACTTTCAGATCTGTTTCCTTTGCCTCGATTGTATTTGGATTAATTGGAACTTTCTTTCTAAATACAATTCCTTCGTCAGATAACACGATCCCTGTTGTGGAAGGAATGATATTCGGTTTTGTCACTTCCTTCGCAAGCACCTTTACATATCCAATCATTGTTAAACAACACGTCCTCAAACGAATTCTCGAACTTCGTAGTAAACGGTCGCTAAGCACATGAGCTCTTTGTGTTATGACGATTTGTACGGCAAAACGCCGCACCTTCCGGTACGGCGTTTCACCCGTAAAGTTCTTCTGCGCTAAGACCTCGTGACACGCGACGTTTCGATTTGGAGATTTTCGCCTCGTCGTCAGGCCAGTATCCGTGTTCCAAATAGAAGTTCAACCGCTCTTCCGCTTCATGGGCGGGACGCCCAAATTCCTTCTGCAACTCATACCCGAACGCACGAAGTTCTTCATATCGTTTGCGAAGCGCGGGCTTGTCGAAGAAATTCACGACTTTGGCATTGGGCGCAAAGCCTTCATACACATCCGGCGGCGGCGCTTGTGTTTCGCAGGAGTGCGCCTTGCCACCGACAATCGTGTACACCGCAGCCACGTTGTCCGGGAGCGCGCGCAGGTACTCCGGCGTGAAATGTCCTTGCGTCAAGTCCGCCATGATCCGCGCGCTGTCCGCACCCACGCGGAGCGAGAAGAAGTTCCCCAGCACGTCCTTGATCGCCTTTTTTGAGTTCCCCGCTGAATTGCTCCACCGACTGCGTGATCATACCGAGTGACAGCCCAAACTTGCGCGTCTCGGCGATGATCTTGGCCATGATGTCGGTCTGCACGCGGTGACACTCATCGACCAGCAGGAAATGCGTGAGTGACGTGCTTTCTGGGCGTGTCAGCGCGATCTGGTAGTATTGCTCGATGAGCCCGCCCATGATGAGGCTCATGAGTTCTCCACTCAGCGCCTTCACGTCAATGAGCAAAATATGTCCTTCATCCATCCACTGGCGGATCGGCAGCGCATACTCCGGTTGGCCGAAATAAAGCGCCGTGCTGCTTGTCACGAACGGACGCAGACGGCGTTCCACCGGCGCGTAGTAGTCCGGGTTTTTGGCTTGCGCTGGAAAGGTTTGCTCCCAATACGTGCGAAGCAATGGAGACCGCAAGCGGTGCACGACTTGCATGCGCCAATTTTCGTCCTTGAGCATTGGGATCATACCGGCGAGAACGTGCTGCACCGCGTCGTCTTCCTTGAAGGCCTGCACACACATGTCAATGATCTCATCAATGCGCGCGCCACCGCCGTATGCTTTGCTCAATGTCGCCACAATGGCCTCCGTCGTCAGGACTTGCAACAGATTCAGCGCCACAGGATAGTCGCGATTGGAAAACGAGATATAATGGACTTTCTTCCAAAGCGGGCTGTCCTTCGGCAGCGCCGCCTGGAGACGCGACAAAAAGATGAGCGTCGTTTCTGCTGCTGGGTCGATCAGTGTGATCCCCGGTTTCGGTTCTTCGGGTGTTTGCTGAACCCAATTGTCCAAGATGGACTGGAGCAAAAACATTAACGTTGTGGATTTCCCTGCACCTGTCATCCCCGTCATCAAGAAATGACGAGTGAACTGCTCATACGGAATGCGCACAAGCCGCGACGCCTGCGTGGGATGGCGAAGATAACCTATCGCCACGCCTTCTGCGAACTCGTCGTCGCGAAGTGTCTTGGCATGTTCACGGATGACGGGCATCTGCGGCCAATCATCGGGAGAGGGCACATGCACGAGTTGCGCCAATTCTTCCGCTGACATGACAAACGGCTTCAGGGATTTCGAGGCTACGAGTTGATTTTCCGCCGCCAGATCCCGCAAGGCGCCGAGCATCCCTTGAAAGAACGGCTGCGCCCGATGCTTCTCGTCGCCCTCAAAGCGCATGGTGACGTGAAACAGGTCGCTTAACTCTTCGTACCGTTGCACGATCCCGCCAATCTGCCGCTTTTGGTGTGGAAGCACTCGCGGCTTTTGGGGTTTGGAAGTTGCCCCTTTGTTGGCGGATTTGCCCGTGAACGCCGCACCGAGTTCCGCCGCTGTATCCGCTGCGATCTTGGCCCACGGATTGCCACCGGATTGACGTAGTTCGGGATCAAGACGTTGATGTTCCCGTTTCACCCATCGTAACGCCTCGCGCTCCTCCATGGGGCTGAAGGCGATTTCGACTGCCATGTTCTTGCCCATGGCCCGCAGGAGCGTCACCAGTGGATCCTGCTTCCCATCTCGCGCAAACGGCAAGAGTGCATATCGAGCGGTGACCTCCATCCGCACCTTCGGGTTGAGGCGAATGGTCGGTTTTCGTTCTGCTGGAACCTCATGCAATTCCAACGTAGGTGAAAGTGTACCCTTCACGCCTTGTTCACGATCTTCTGGCACGATGAACCAGAACCATACTTCGCCGTTCACATCCTTCTCGATCCGCAATCGAAACCAAATCGGCCCTTTTTGTCTGCGTTCCGCCTTCGTGCGGCGGAAGTGCGACAACCGCGCGAGCCACGCGCTTGCCTCACGCAGGTTGTACACATGATGGCTACGGGGAATCAGCGCTTTGGGCTGTCCTTCGTAGCGTTTGCGCTCCGCACGCACCTTGTCCTTGTCCCGCCAAACACCATAACCCGCGGCAGCCCCAAGCCCCAATGCCGTTACACCCACGAGGGTGTGTTCTACATTCAGCATCGCCCTTCACCTCCACGCCAACGCGGAAACCACATGCCCGTTTCCGCTTGATACGCGCGGTACGTCGGAAACACACGCGCTAAGACCTGTTCCTCGGCTCGCGCCCGCAAAATCTCCATGCCCACAAATAGTAACCAAAGACCCCACAATACCAGTCGGTTCGCACCTACACAACTTCCGAACATGCCGAGGCCGTACGCGATGTACAACGGATGACGCACGTAGCGATAAGGTCCGTGTCTCACCACGTCATGCGCTTCGGCCAATTGCGAGAAACAGATTCGAAGCGTGATGAGCGCCCACACCTCAAGCCCTAGCGCCACAAGCTGGATGACATAGGAGAGCTCAAAGCGCCACCAAGGCTCTTGGATCGGGCCGCGAACGCTCCATGCCACCACCACAGGAAAACACGCGACTCCAACGGACGCTGCCCACGCCCATCCACTGCGATGGACCTCTAGTGGTCGCTTGGTTACATTCCTGAGGAGCATCCACGCTTCGACCGCCAACAATAGCGCGAACGGCAAAAAGATTGGTACATGCCCCAAGCGCCATGCGTTCCACAAAAGCACGCTGGCCGCTAGTCCCTGCACGACACCTCGAAGCCACATCATACACTCCCACCTGTGACCGTCACACGCATGGGCACTTGCCAATTCACCGACTCGTTTCCGCCCATGATCGCTTGGAATGCTTGAGACAGCCACGAAAGTTCCAAGGTTCCGGTTGCCTCCACCGTGACTTCGCCGCTTTGGACCGTTACTTGCGCTTGCAGACCCTGAAAGAGATTCGACAGATGTTCCGCCTGTGCGCTCGATTGGAATTGTTGTTCTGCGGTTTCCACCGGATCTCCCGTCTCTTGCAAACCAGACGAAAAGTACCCTTGAGCTTCAGACGAATTGGTGAAATCCTGTTCAATTTGAGATTGTCCGGACCATGCGGCCGCTTCGGCTGCCCTGCGGAGCTCGAAATAGCCCACACCCGTCGCCGCCAGCGTCATGCTGAAGATCAAAAGCAGTAATCCGATCGTGGCGTACACCAGACCCTTGAACACTTCGCCAAAGGCCATGTCACACGCCCTCCGATCCAAAGTAGCTTTCATTCACGTCCGTGGCGGTCGCGGACATGGGCAAAACCGCAGGAAAACTGTTCGGCATCCCCAGGGCCGCAAACAAATCTGTGAAGAGATAGGGCGCATCGTATTGTACCGTGACTTGGACTTCAGGTGACGCTACGTCCGCAGTCACCTGCACCATCGACGTATTCCAAAGCGTTTGCCCATGATACGTCAGCGGAAGATTGGCCGCCTGCAACGTGCTTTGGACCGCCTGTTCCGCCGAATTTGGATCTCCCGTGATGGAGGCGGCGCGAGCGCCGTTCTCCGCAGCGATACCGATCACATTACGAATATGAAAAAAAGTGACAAAGGTCAGCATCAATCCCACGATCACGAGACCAATTCCTGTATTCACAAGCCCGGCGAAGAGCGCGCTGATTCCCGTTCCACCTCGCCGCCATCTCATGTTCTCCACCTCTACAAAAAACGGGCGAGCCGAAGCCCGCCCGCGCATGTGTGAATTAGGATCCCGACGACCCCGACGTGGCGCTGAAATTCGGGAGCGTGACGTTCCCGACGCCCGAGTAACTGGACGTATAGCCGCCCGACGAGGCCGTGCCGGAAGACTGCGTGATCGAATTCATCGCGTTCTCACCGGAGGTTTTTGCGACGTTAATAAAGTGGAACACAAGCACCACGATGGCCGCGATAAACGCGATCCCCAACAGAATCCCGAAAATCATGAACATCGACTTGCTCAGTGTGGTGTTTTCCGGTGCCGCTTTGCGGAGCCGAAGCCACCGCGCATACACCTTCGACATGTTGATCGTCCTCCCTTATGTACACAAGCGAAATCGACTATGTAACGGAGAACTTCAAGACCCAAACATGGCGGTGAACGCCTGAATGGCTTCGGGGATGATGTTGTTGTGCAGAGCCAACACAAGCAACGTGGCCCCGCTGGCCGACACACCGATGCCCGCAATCGCCCAGATGGCGTTCACCATCAAAGCCGTGGTGCCCGTCCCGGCACGACGCCAGCGAAGACAACCGACACGCGTCCAGCGCCTCATCGCCCTCACCTCCTTTCATGTGTTCCTCATTAATCGATGAAGTGGCATGCAAAACTCAGAATCCAATGTGATTCATCAATTGCAACATGTACGAGAACACGGCAAAAAACATGTACCCAAACACTGGGATACCGAGCCCCAGCGTGGTAATCAAACCAATCTTGCTGATCGCTGCATTGTGTAGCCGCTCAGCTTCGGCATCTCGAATGCGTTCCTCAATGTCAAGCGATGTAAGCATCATATCGACAAGCGGCGTATGATAGCGCGTGGCTTGAGAGAGGAGTTGGGCAAACTGTGTCGCTTCGGGCAATTTCAGTCGTTCTGCCATGGAAGTGAACGCCTCCACCACGGTCTGCACACGCAATGAAACATTCTCCATTCCCTCCGCAGCACCAATCGCGATACATACGTCACGAAGATAGGGTTTCAGTGGATATCCTGTCACGGACTCCGCAGCCACGATGCTCCGTTCAATGGGAGCGCCCGCCTCCGTCAGCAACGCAATGAGCAATCGGGCTTGGCGTAATTGCTGTTTGAGCAGCAACCGCGAACGTTTGTACAGGCGACTGAGATAGAAATACGGCAGAAAGAAAGCCATGAATGCGATTGGAAAGGCCCACCACAGTCCGATCAACACCAGCACCGTAGTAGCCAG
This window harbors:
- a CDS encoding ATP-binding protein, translating into MLNVEHTLVGVTALGLGAAAGYGVWRDKDKVRAERKRYEGQPKALIPRSHHVYNLREASAWLARLSHFRRTKAERRQKGPIWFRLRIEKDVNGEVWFWFIVPEDREQGVKGTLSPTLELHEVPAERKPTIRLNPKVRMEVTARYALLPFARDGKQDPLVTLLRAMGKNMAVEIAFSPMEEREALRWVKREHQRLDPELRQSGGNPWAKIAADTAAELGAAFTGKSANKGATSKPQKPRVLPHQKRQIGGIVQRYEELSDLFHVTMRFEGDEKHRAQPFFQGMLGALRDLAAENQLVASKSLKPFVMSAEELAQLVHVPSPDDWPQMPVIREHAKTLRDDEFAEGVAIGYLRHPTQASRLVRIPYEQFTRHFLMTGMTGAGKSTTLMFLLQSILDNWVQQTPEEPKPGITLIDPAAETTLIFLSRLQAALPKDSPLWKKVHYISFSNRDYPVALNLLQVLTTEAIVATLSKAYGGGARIDEIIDMCVQAFKEDDAVQHVLAGMIPMLKDENWRMQVVHRLRSPLLRTYWEQTFPAQAKNPDYYAPVERRLRPFVTSSTALYFGQPEYALPIRQWMDEGHILLIDVKALSGELMSLIMGGLIEQYYQIALTRPESTSLTHFLLVDECHRVQTDIMAKIIAETRKFGLSLGMITQSVEQFSGELKKGDQGRAGELLLAPRGCGQRADHGGLDARTFHAGVPARAPGQRGCGVHDCRWQGALLRNTSAAAGCV
- a CDS encoding methyltransferase family protein — its product is MVAWSVRGPIQEPWWRFELSYVIQLVALGLEVWALITLRICFSQLAEAHDVVRHGPYRYVRHPLYIAYGLGMFGSCVGANRLVLWGLWLLFVGMEILRARAEEQVLARVFPTYRAYQAETGMWFPRWRGGEGRC
- a CDS encoding type II secretion system F family protein, coding for MSVAIGGLMMLAVLVAVFGTYWANQAQERLFRQSVRGVFARPSKPKQSFFDTLHRQMVWFAREIGHPEWADLAYRISFAMPVLATTVLVLIGLWWAFPIAFMAFFLPYFYLSRLYKRSRLLLKQQLRQARLLIALLTEAGAPIERSIVAAESVTGYPLKPYLRDVCIAIGAAEGMENVSLRVQTVVEAFTSMAERLKLPEATQFAQLLSQATRYHTPLVDMMLTSLDIEERIRDAEAERLHNAAISKIGLITTLGLGIPVFGYMFFAVFSYMLQLMNHIGF